In Halopseudomonas xinjiangensis, a single genomic region encodes these proteins:
- a CDS encoding anthranilate synthase component II, which produces MLLMIDNYDSFTYNVVQYLGELGADVKVIRNDEMTIEQIEALQPERIVISPGPCTPNEAGVSVPVLKHFAGKLPILGVCLGHQSIGQAFGGEVVRARQVMHGKTSPVYHEHEGVFEGLPDPLTVTRYHSLVVRQESLPDCLEVTAWTQSEGGKPDEIMGLRHREYMIEGVQFHPESILTEQGHDLLANFLKQEGGLRRS; this is translated from the coding sequence ATGCTGCTGATGATCGATAACTACGATTCCTTCACCTACAACGTCGTGCAATACCTGGGCGAACTGGGCGCCGACGTGAAGGTGATTCGCAACGATGAAATGACCATCGAACAGATCGAGGCGCTGCAGCCCGAACGTATCGTCATTTCACCCGGCCCCTGCACACCGAACGAAGCGGGCGTGTCGGTTCCGGTACTCAAGCATTTTGCCGGTAAATTGCCGATTCTCGGCGTCTGCCTTGGCCATCAGAGCATTGGTCAGGCGTTCGGAGGTGAAGTGGTGCGGGCGCGGCAGGTGATGCACGGCAAGACCAGTCCGGTTTATCACGAGCACGAAGGTGTGTTCGAAGGACTGCCTGATCCGCTGACGGTCACCCGGTACCATTCGCTGGTGGTGCGCCAGGAGTCGCTCCCGGATTGTCTGGAGGTTACTGCCTGGACGCAGAGCGAGGGCGGCAAGCCTGATGAGATCATGGGACTGCGCCACCGAGAGTACATGATCGAAGGGGTGCAGTTTCACCCCGAATCGATCCTCACCGAACAGGGTCACGATTTGCTGGCCAACTTCCTCAAGCAGGAAGGCGGGCTTCGCCGCAGCTAA
- the trpD gene encoding anthranilate phosphoribosyltransferase, which produces MDIRTALARVVEHIDLTTEEMQDVMRQIMTGQCTDAQIGGFLVALRMKSESIDEITGAAMVMRELAARVEIGVNRLVDTCGTGGDGANIFNVSTAAALVVAAAGGRVAKHGNRAVSGKSGSADLLEAAGVNLNLTPEQVGRCVEAVGVGFMFAPAHHGAMKHAVGPRRELGMRTLFNMLGPMTNPAGVEHQVIGVFSEKLCRPMAEVLRRLGSRHVLIVHAKDGLDEMSLATSSHIAELKNGEITEYSVTPEDLGLKSRSLIGLEVADPAASLALIRDALGKRSTEAGEKAADMIILNAGAALYAADQATTLKQGVELASDALFSGLAREKLNELVAFTDVFREEASQ; this is translated from the coding sequence ATGGATATCAGGACGGCACTCGCACGGGTGGTCGAACATATCGACCTGACCACCGAGGAAATGCAGGACGTCATGCGCCAGATCATGACCGGCCAGTGCACCGATGCACAGATTGGCGGCTTCCTCGTCGCGCTGCGCATGAAGAGCGAAAGCATCGATGAGATCACCGGCGCGGCCATGGTCATGCGCGAGCTGGCCGCTCGCGTCGAGATCGGCGTCAATCGGCTGGTCGACACCTGTGGTACCGGTGGCGACGGCGCGAACATTTTCAACGTCTCCACCGCTGCGGCTCTAGTGGTTGCGGCCGCGGGTGGCCGCGTCGCCAAACATGGCAACCGCGCGGTATCCGGCAAGAGCGGCAGTGCCGATCTACTCGAGGCAGCGGGAGTCAATCTGAACCTGACGCCTGAGCAGGTCGGACGCTGCGTCGAGGCGGTCGGGGTCGGCTTCATGTTCGCGCCTGCTCATCACGGCGCGATGAAACACGCGGTCGGGCCACGGCGCGAGCTGGGCATGCGTACGCTGTTCAACATGCTCGGTCCGATGACCAATCCGGCCGGGGTCGAACACCAGGTGATCGGCGTGTTCAGCGAAAAGCTCTGCCGGCCGATGGCCGAAGTGCTCCGGCGCCTGGGTAGCAGGCATGTGCTGATCGTGCATGCCAAGGACGGGCTCGATGAGATGAGCCTGGCGACCAGCAGCCACATCGCCGAGCTGAAGAACGGCGAGATTACCGAATACAGCGTCACCCCGGAGGACCTCGGCCTGAAAAGCCGCAGTCTGATCGGGCTCGAAGTGGCCGATCCTGCAGCCTCGCTGGCGCTGATCCGCGATGCCCTGGGCAAGCGCTCAACCGAGGCCGGTGAAAAGGCGGCAGACATGATCATCCTCAATGCGGGCGCAGCACTGTACGCCGCCGATCAGGCGACCACGCTCAAACAGGGCGTCGAGCTTGCCTCGGATGCACTGTTTTCGGGGCTGGCACGAGAGAAGCTCAACGAACTGGTGGCCTTTACCGACGTCTTTCGTGAGGAGGCCAGCCAGTGA